The following are encoded in a window of Nitrospirota bacterium genomic DNA:
- a CDS encoding uracil-DNA glycosylase has protein sequence MLPSIPLGWRSLFKDETRQPYYRELDAFLQKELADGQTILPARKDIFNALTATPYDQVRVLLVGQDPYPTPGHAHGLCFSVQPTVRPLPRSVQNVFRELREDVGCRIPNNGYLEPWARQGVLMLNAVLTVRTGQANSHQGRGWERFTDRIIELVAAKQTRVIFILWGRAAQKKRALITQAHHTVIATAHPSPFSVRKFYGSRCFSQINRRLVDAGSAPIDWQIPDN, from the coding sequence ATGCTTCCTTCCATTCCTCTCGGCTGGCGTTCTTTGTTCAAAGATGAAACGCGCCAGCCCTATTATCGAGAGCTCGATGCGTTTCTACAAAAGGAATTAGCTGATGGGCAGACGATTCTGCCCGCTCGTAAGGACATCTTCAACGCATTAACTGCCACACCGTATGACCAGGTCCGAGTGTTGCTCGTCGGCCAGGACCCTTATCCAACCCCTGGTCATGCCCATGGCCTCTGTTTCTCTGTGCAGCCGACCGTTCGACCGTTACCCCGTTCGGTACAGAATGTTTTTCGTGAGCTGCGCGAAGATGTCGGATGCCGGATCCCCAATAATGGGTATCTGGAACCCTGGGCCAGGCAGGGCGTCCTCATGCTCAATGCGGTTCTCACGGTCCGCACTGGCCAGGCCAATTCGCACCAGGGACGAGGCTGGGAGCGATTCACCGATCGCATTATCGAATTGGTTGCAGCGAAGCAAACCCGGGTGATTTTCATCCTGTGGGGACGCGCAGCTCAGAAGAAGCGGGCACTGATTACACAAGCACACCATACCGTGATTGCAACGGCACATCCCTCTCCTTTCTCGGTTAGAAAGTTTTACGGAAGTCGCTGCTTCTCGCAGATCAATCGACGTCTTGTCGATGCAGGATCGGCTCCGATTGACTGGCAGATCCCAGACAATTGA